A window of Gammaproteobacteria bacterium genomic DNA:
TTAAAACCGTTGCTGCTGCAGGTGACGGCGTTCACGGTCGCGCATTCCATCACGCTCGGCCTGACGATCTACGGCGTATTCTCATTGCCGCCGTCGATCGTCGAGCCGCTGATCGCTGTATCAATCGTTTATGTGGCGGTCGAAAATATTTTTACGTCGACGCTGCATGCTTGGCGGCCATTGGTCGTGTTCGGTTTCGGTTTGTTGCACGGGATGGGCTTCGCCGGTGTGTTACAAGAAATCGGTCTGCCGCGTTCGGAATTTTTGACCGCGCTCGTTACCTTCAACATCGGCGTCGAACTCGGTCAGATGAGCGTGATCACGCTGGCGTTTTTAGCGGTCGGTGCCTGGAGTCGAAGCGCGGGCTGGTACCGCCAGCGCGTGGTGGTGCCGGCATCGATGGCGATTGCGGCGGTTGGGTTGTACTGGACGATACAACGCGTTGTTGGGTAAACGCAGCGACGATGGCGAGAAGGCGAAGGACAATCACGCAGCGAGCACCCGGTGCTCGCTGCAGTGAAACAGAACCGCTGCTCAGGAAGCGCGGTTGTGGGCGGGTGATTCGTACGGCGGATTGAGCGGATTGACCCCGGTGAAGTGGCGGCGCCGTTCCGTGCTCTGACGCCGCTCGCTTTTCAGCCCGGCGCTGCGACCGGCGCGCCGATCGCGCTTCGCCCGATAAACGCATTCGCGCACTTTAATCAAACGACCGCGCAACGGCGCCAAGTGCAATTCCTCGATGGCCTCGCGCGCCGCTTTTTCCGGTACTAAATAAACTTGGCCCAGACCAGCCGTTTTACCGGTACGTGTATCGGTAACAACGGCGGCATCGATGATCGTGCCATAGCCGGAGAAGGCGCGGCGCAAATCACCGGCGGTGATCGAGCCGTCTAAATTCGAAATGAAAATGTTCATGTCGACTCCTCATTAAGGATCCGGCCATT
This region includes:
- a CDS encoding RNA-binding protein — protein: MNIFISNLDGSITAGDLRRAFSGYGTIIDAAVVTDTRTGKTAGLGQVYLVPEKAAREAIEELHLAPLRGRLIKVRECVYRAKRDRRAGRSAGLKSERRQSTERRRHFTGVNPLNPPYESPAHNRAS